The following coding sequences are from one Alkalinema sp. FACHB-956 window:
- a CDS encoding serine hydrolase: MKGTRSQAVGQPKESSRDRRSETSKAHRQGSVVPLRPPQGAKLGAKLSNQAVSTSSAVSNPSVPNASSHYSSGSNRSNSGRPSLEELRSRRRSRRGSAEGRSTGDRQRVARPSMFNPPENPIPLPTPRSRSGKALLVGVRLLILGVGLGVIVGTVFSVWDPTAHMAGASAGDQAASQPEKPQEPPALPLAQEAAPLKAQIQSVLAQNDKLTAGVMLADLDTKAYVDINASESFAAASTIKFPVLVAFFQEVDAGRATLNEMLTMTKDLVADEAGEMQFQPVGTKFSAIKTVTEMMVISDNTATNLIINRLGGAAELNQRFVSWGLVNTQIRNWLPDVKGTNTTSAKDMATLFALVHEGKLVSMKSRDRILDIMRKSQAQSLLPKGLGEGASIAHKTGTIGEMLADVGLIDTANGNRYVAAVLVKRPRDDDRAETLIQQVSKLSYQAFNQSQAVVPAPENSDTPGAPDAPDSENRPTPNNQNNNIGRSRIAQP, from the coding sequence ATGAAAGGGACGCGGAGCCAAGCGGTGGGTCAGCCTAAGGAGAGTTCCCGCGACCGTCGATCGGAAACATCAAAAGCTCACCGTCAAGGTTCCGTCGTTCCCTTGCGTCCTCCCCAGGGGGCTAAGCTGGGAGCGAAGCTGTCCAATCAAGCCGTGTCTACCTCTTCAGCCGTGTCTAATCCTTCTGTTCCCAACGCTTCTAGCCATTACTCATCGGGATCGAATCGATCGAACTCCGGTCGCCCAAGCTTGGAAGAATTACGCAGTCGTCGTCGCTCTCGTCGGGGATCGGCGGAGGGGCGATCGACGGGCGATCGTCAACGGGTGGCTCGTCCGTCGATGTTTAATCCGCCGGAAAACCCGATTCCGTTGCCAACGCCGCGATCGCGATCGGGAAAAGCGTTACTGGTGGGGGTGCGGTTGTTAATCCTGGGGGTGGGCTTGGGGGTGATTGTTGGGACGGTGTTCTCGGTTTGGGATCCCACGGCCCATATGGCTGGAGCGAGTGCTGGGGATCAGGCGGCGAGTCAACCGGAGAAGCCCCAGGAACCCCCTGCCTTGCCCCTAGCCCAGGAAGCGGCTCCCTTGAAGGCGCAAATTCAATCGGTCTTGGCCCAGAATGACAAACTCACTGCTGGGGTGATGCTGGCGGATTTGGATACCAAAGCCTATGTAGATATCAATGCGTCGGAGTCCTTTGCGGCGGCTAGTACGATTAAGTTTCCGGTGTTGGTTGCCTTTTTCCAGGAGGTGGATGCGGGACGGGCGACACTGAATGAAATGCTGACGATGACGAAGGACTTGGTGGCGGATGAAGCGGGGGAGATGCAGTTCCAGCCTGTGGGGACTAAGTTCTCGGCCATCAAAACTGTGACTGAAATGATGGTGATTAGTGATAATACGGCGACGAACCTGATTATTAATCGGTTGGGGGGAGCGGCGGAGCTCAATCAACGGTTTGTGAGTTGGGGGTTGGTGAATACTCAGATCCGCAATTGGTTGCCGGATGTGAAGGGGACGAATACGACCAGCGCCAAGGATATGGCGACGTTGTTTGCGTTGGTGCATGAGGGTAAGTTGGTGTCGATGAAGTCCCGCGATCGCATTTTGGACATCATGCGCAAGAGTCAGGCCCAAAGTTTGCTGCCGAAGGGGTTGGGGGAAGGGGCGTCGATCGCCCATAAGACGGGGACGATCGGGGAGATGTTGGCCGATGTGGGGTTGATTGATACGGCGAATGGCAATCGTTATGTGGCGGCGGTGTTGGTGAAGCGGCCTCGGGATGACGATCGGGCGGAGACGCTGATTCAGCAAGTGTCGAAGCTGAGTTATCAGGCGTTTAATCAATCTCAGGCGGTGGTTCCGGCTCCTGAAAATTCGGATACGCCGGGTGCGCCGGATGCGCCGGATTCCGAGAATCGCCCGACTCCCAATAACCAAAATAACAATATTGGTCGATCGCGGATTGCTCAGCCGTAA